A single Populus nigra chromosome 13, ddPopNigr1.1, whole genome shotgun sequence DNA region contains:
- the LOC133671382 gene encoding biotin carboxyl carrier protein of acetyl-CoA carboxylase 2, chloroplastic-like produces MASISVPCPKTVLVAAGAGSNAQNPLPKHRISFPRPPNSNQNPSLSFGSTVSGFEWPNRKQQAVVKVQAQLNEAIAKKSSNSALVVDTEPKVASSEGEDEPTESKIPDVSSISAFMTQVSELVKLVDSRDITELQLKQSDCELVIRKKEALQQSPAAAILAMQPPYPHATFPAPLPAAAPAPAAAIPSPAPAPALPSPAKASPSSHPPLKCPMAGTFYRSPAPGEPPFVKAGDKVQKGQVICIIEAMKLMNEIEADQSGTITEILAEDGKPVSVDSPLFVIVP; encoded by the exons ATGGCTTCTATCTCTGTTCCATGCCCCAAGACTGTCTTGGTTGCTGCTGGTGCGGGATCCAACGCTCAAAATCCACTACCAAAGCATAGGATCTCTTTTCCTCGACCACCCAATTCCAATCAGAACCCGTCTCTCTCTTTCGGATCCACAGTGTCTGGTTTTGAG TGGCCTAATAGGAAACAGCAGGCTGTTGTGAAGGTGCAGGCACAGCTGAATGAG GCTATTGCCAAGAAATCTTCAAATTCGGCGCTGGTGGTGGACACTGAACCCAAAGTTGCATCGTCAGAGGGAGAGGATGAACCCACAGAAAGCAAAATTCCTGACGTGTCATCTATCTCAGCATTTATGACACAAGTATCAGAACTTGTCAA ACTAGTGGATTCAAGAGATATCACCGAGCTGCAACTGAAGCAATCAGATTGTGAGCTTGTAATAAGGAAAAAGGAGGCTTTGCAGCAATCACCAGCAGCTGCTATTCTTGCAATGCAGCCTCCTTACCCACATGCAACGTTTCCTGCTCCACTACCAGCAGCTGCTCCTGCCCCAGCTGCTGCTATTCCCTCTCCAGCCCCTGCTCCTGCCCTGCCTTCTCCTGCAAAGGCAAGCCCGTCATCTCATCCACCACTGAAATGCCCCATGGCTGGAACCTTTTATCGGAGTCCAGCTCCAGGTGAACCCCCATTTGTGAAG GCGGGGGATAAAGTGCAGAAAGGTCAAGTCATTTGCATCATCGAGGCCATGAAGCTAATGAATGAAATCGAA GCTGATCAATCTGGAACCATAACCGAGATCCTGGCAGAGGATGGGAAACCAGTTAGTGTGGACTCG CCTCTTTTTGTCATTGTACCATGA